The window TCTCGTTCTTCCAAGATTGGTTGCTGTAACCAATACGAACAATTGCACGGTAAGCGTTTTGTGCATCCTTAAATTTTTTACCTACGATAGTTTGGTTTGCACCGTAGTTATTCCATGTTGGAGCAACGTTGTTAGCAGTTTTGCCAAACATGTTACCAACATAGTTTAAAAAAGGAGTAGCGTCAACACCAATTGACCAGTCTTCGGCCTCTGGTAAAATCGGCTCACCTTTCTTAGAGGTTAAATCTTGCGCATATGCACCGGTTACACCGAATGCTAATGCTAATAGAGCGATTGATTTTTTCATAGTTTTGTTTAGTTTTATGATTGAGCAAATTTACCTGTTATATTAGACACGCTAAACTGATTTAAGTTAGTTTTTTAACAAAGAAATGTTAAATGCTTGTTAAACAGTGATTATCAGACCTTGTTTTGAAGTAGAGGTACAAATTTAAACTTGCCTAAAACCTGTCTTTCGAAGGTTGTTTCGCTCGTTTTCTTAAGAATATACATTTCCTGCTGTTCCCCCTCTCCAATAGGAATTACCATAATGCCGCCGGTTTTTAGCTGAACCAATAAATCATTGGGCAGATAAGGTGCGCCGGCCGTTACAATTATTTTATCAAATGGTGCGTGTTGCGGCAAACCTTTATACCCATCACCGTAAAAAAAACGGACTGATTTGTAACCGAGGTATGGAAGAAACAATTTTGTTTTATCGTATAAAGATTTTTGACGCTCAATGGTAAAAACTTTTGCGCCCATTTCAACTAACACGGCTGTTTGATACCCGCATCCACTTCCTATCTCCAATACTTTCTCTCCGCTTTTAATTTCCAATTTTTCGGTTTGAAAAGCAACTGTAAAGGGATGTGAGATGGTTTGACCCGCGCCTATTGGCAACGCTTTATCCGAATACGCATGTTCTAACATGGCGGGACGGGCTGTACTTTGGTCAAAAAACAAATGACGCGGAATTTTCTCAATGGCTTTTAATACAGCCTCATCTAAAATTCCCTTTAATTTGAGCTGCTCAACCAACCTTCTTCGCTTTCCCTGAAAAAGATACTCGTCTTCTTTACTTACGTGATAAAACACTTTTTTTGTTTAGATTTCAAATTTAAGGGGCAATTCAGTTATCTTTTAAACTATTAAATTTTATTGCTAACAATTAAACTTTAAAACATATTTTTGCTTTGGATGATAAAAATTGGAATAATCGGTTTAGGCCACCTTGGTAAAACTCACTTGAAACTTTTACAAGAGATCGATGGATTCGAAATTGTTGGTCTTTACGATATCGATACTCAATTAACGAATGATTTAGCAAAACAATTTAATTTACGCGCTTGCAACAGCTACCGGGAGTTGCTTGAAATCAGCGAAGCCATTGATATCATTACCCCAAGTGTTACTCACTTTAAACTGGCAGCATTTGCCCTCGAACAAGGAAAGCACGTATTTATTGAAAAACCTGTCACCCCGACAGTAGAGGAAGCTTTGAAGCTTTTGATGCTAAACCAAAAAAATGCAGTTATTCAAATCGGACACGTGGAGCGTTTTAATCCCGCTTACACTTCATGTGTTTCTCTATTTAAAACACCACATTTAATTGAATTTAAACGCTTTGCTATTTATAACCCGAGAGGCACTGACGTATCTGTAACACTCGATTTAATGGTGCATGATTTAGATATATTGTTAGATATTGTAAAAAGTCAGGTAAAAAACATTACAGCTCATGGCCGTACAGAAATTAGTAATAGCTCGGATGTAGCCGAAGCCACTCTTGAGTTTGAAAATGGTTGTATCGCCACACTCATCACTAACAGAAACGCTTCCTATAACCAAAGAGAAACAATTGTATATCAGGATAATAACATCATTCAAATTGATTTACTTCATAAAAAATCCATTGTAACTGAATTTAAGAATCTAACTAAAACCAATAGTGATTCTTTGCGAAACTCAAAGGATACAGATGTGTTAATAAAATACCCGAATATTTCCCCTTCTAACGCAATAAAAGACGAGTTAATAGCGTTTCATAAGAGTATAACAACAGGTGAAAAGCCGGCCGTTACTCTTGAAGAAGCGATTGAGGTTTTAAAAATGGTGCAAATCATTGATGAAAAAATACTCAATCAGACGATAAAATAACTTCCTCAATAAGTAAATGTACCTTACTTTTGCGCCTTTAAATTTTATATGAGGTTATTGAAATATTTTTTACTCTTTATTTTATTTTACGGCTGTACCAAAGACAAATACAAAGCACCCGATGCTTTTTTTGTGAAGCCGCAAACCATTGCTGTGGCAACTAACACCCTACAAGGAAGTACCAGTCATAATATTACCGACATTTGGTATTACATTAACGGACAATTTAAAGGAGCGTATCCAGTTGGAAATATCATGCCTTTTCCTGTTTCAGGAAATAATACTTTAAGCTTCTTTGCCGGCATAAAAAACAATGGAATTTCGGCTACCCGCCAACCCTACGAGTTTTATCAGCCAATTATAATTGACACAGCTGTTGAGCCAGGTGTTACCGTTAATCGAAATTTTACGTTTAAATACAAAGACGCTTGTGTATTTCATTGGATTGAAAGTTTTGAAGGCTATGGAACCACAACCGGTATTACAATTCAGAATTCCATCAATACAGATACGACTTATCAAATTTTGAATTCAGCAGCAAGTGCGTTTGAAGGTACTAAATGCCTTTATGCGGCGCTTGATGATGATCACCCGATTTTTCAGTGTCAATCTACAGCCTCGTTTACATTACCAAAAGGTGGCGCACCGGTTTATTTAGAAATGAATTATAAATGCAATCAACCTTTTGATGTTGGTGTGTACAATGGAAGTAGCTTTACTTATGTTTCATCCGTGAACTCAAGTGATGGCGAATGGAAGAAAATCTATATCCAATTGAGTGCGGGCGTTACTATTAATCTCGCAGCAACTGCCGGATGGTTTATGAAGGCTGTTAAACAAACAGATACACCACAAATTTATATCGACAACATCAAGATCATCAGTTACTAAATGAACAAAACGGTACATACCATAAAATATGTGTTGTTCGATTTCTTCTCGGCTTCAACGGCATGGACCGCTTTTTACCTGTACCGTAAAAACTTTATCGATCCGTTCAAAATAGGCACAATGCCGGATGTATTGTTCGATACCCAATACTACAAAAGCATTATCATCATTCCTCTACTCTGGATATTGTTTTATTATTTAGTTGGAACTTACAACAATGTCTTACGCCGTTCACGTATTAACGAATTTGTGCAAACTTTTGCAGTTTCATTACTTGGCGTTACGGTTTTGTTCTTTGCGCTCTTATTAGATGATTATGTAACGAATTATAAATTCTACTATAAACTCTTTTTTGCCTTATTCGGATTGCATTTTATAATCACCGCTTTCTTCCGTTTAATTTTATCGAGTATTACCAATTACAAAATCGCGAACCGAAGTTTTGGTTTCAGAACTGTTATTATCGGTAGCAATGAGCGCGCATTAAGTACTCTTAATGAAATTAATTCCTTGAAAAAAGGAATTGGCAATACGTTTATAGGTTACGTACACATTGAAGGTAAAAACGGTTACTCGGAGGTGTTAAAAAAACAATTGCCTCACTTGGGTGAATATCATGAGATAAAGGACATTATTGAAAAAAACAATGTTGAAGAGGTAATCATTGCCCTCGAAACTTTTGAACACGAATACTTAAAAGCCATTGTTAACGAGCTAAGCGATCTTGGCGTTGTCATCAAAATTATTCCGGATATGTACGATATTTTATCCGGACAGGTGAAGATGAATTCCATATTCGGAACACCACTTATCGAAATTAAAAACCAAATCATTCCCGATTGGCAAATTGCCGTGAAACGTTTTATTGATGTGTTCTTATCATTATTCGTGTTGGTGTGCTTCAGCTGGTTGTATTTAATCCTAATTCTTGCCGTAAAACTTTCTTCTAAAGGTCCGGCATTTTTCAAACAAGTTCGCGTAGGTATTCATGGTCGCCCGTTCTACATTTATAAATTCCGAACTATGTATTGCGATGCCGAGAAAATGGGCCCTGCTCTATCCAGCGAAAATGATCCTCGTGTTACTAAGGTCGGACGCTTTTTACGCAAGGTAAGACTGGATGAAATGCCTCAGTTTTTAAACGTTCTAAAAGGCGATATGAGTTTGGTTGGACCTCGTCCGGAAAGACAATTCTTTATCGATCAAATCGTACAGCGTGCGCCGCATTATAAACATTTGCATAAAGTAAGACCGGGTATCACCTCATGGGGACAAGTAAAATACGGTTATGCGGAGAATGTTGACCAAATGATTGACCGCTTAAAGTTTGATATTTTATATATTGAGAACATGAGTCTCCTACTCGATTTCAAAATTCTGGTTCACACCATTCTTATAGTGATTCAGGGAAGAGGAAAATAGCTCACTTTTCCTTCCGAATTATTCGTTCCGATAAATCAGTTTTCTTAACTATATTTACTTTAATTAATCTGTATAAACTAATAATTATGAAAAAATTATTTATTTGTTTGACAACGCTTCTTGTCATTTCTTGTAGCCAAGAGAATACTAAGGAAGAAGAAAAATCAACTAAGGAGCCCCAGGTAATTTGTGATACCATAATTGAATCTAATTTTGATTCGCTTGGGAATGAAATGTTAACTAAAAAATGGCATTGTGATACCATAAAGGAAAAGCAGTAATCCGGACTTGAATAAAAATCAAATAGCCGTCGACATCTTTAACAAATACGCTCAGCAATACAGTGAGCGTTTTATGGATGTAAGTTTATACCATAAAACTTTTGATTCTTTTTTATCCCGATTACCACTAAAAAAAGCTGAACTATTGGAAGTGGCTTGCGGTCCGGGTAACATCACAAAATATCTTCTATCTCAAAATTCTGAATTGAAGATAACAGGCACCGACCTTGCACCACAAATGATTGAAATTGCAAAGCAACATAACCCTACTGCTTCGTTTAAATTATTGGATGCGCGTGAAATCAAATCACTCAATAAAAAATTTCACGGTATCATGTGCGGGTTTTGCTTTCCTTATTTTTCAAAAGAAGAAGCTTTGCGTTTCATTCAGGATGCAGCTACTGTATTATTGAAAGATGGTGTTATTTACATTAGTACCATGGAAGATGATTATTCTAAATCCGGCCCGAAAAAAGGAAGTCAGGGTGATGAGATATTCATGCACTTTCATGAAGCGGCTTATTTAACAGAAGAGCTCCTCAAAAATGGTTTCACAAACATTGATACACATCGTTTAGAAAGCAAAGGCACAGATGGCTTAACTTATACGGATCTTGTTTTAATCGCTAAAAAAACAATTTAATAATTAGTTGGGTGATTGTATTGTGTTGCAAAATACCAAATACCAACACCTACGGCAACTATACCTAATACCAATAATAAAATTTTAGCCGTACTCCATGGTCGTTCACCTTGTACCTCTCCTGTTCTGGCATTAATCATAAAACGATATACTTTATCATTGTAGCGGTAAGCGCTTAACCAAACCGGTAGTAAGATGTGTTTAAACTTAATATCATTATACTGATTATTTAAAGATAAAATTTGTTGTTCGTCACCTCCAATATCACTTCTTACGCTCGAGCGAATAGTACCATCCATTCTACCCTTTGCTTTTTCAAATCCGTCTTTTAAATTAACCTGGTAACTCTCACTTACAAATCCGCTTAAATATTTATCGTTGAAAGCTTTCAATTCATGTAA is drawn from Bacteroidota bacterium and contains these coding sequences:
- a CDS encoding protein-L-isoaspartate(D-aspartate) O-methyltransferase, whose amino-acid sequence is MFYHVSKEDEYLFQGKRRRLVEQLKLKGILDEAVLKAIEKIPRHLFFDQSTARPAMLEHAYSDKALPIGAGQTISHPFTVAFQTEKLEIKSGEKVLEIGSGCGYQTAVLVEMGAKVFTIERQKSLYDKTKLFLPYLGYKSVRFFYGDGYKGLPQHAPFDKIIVTAGAPYLPNDLLVQLKTGGIMVIPIGEGEQQEMYILKKTSETTFERQVLGKFKFVPLLQNKV
- a CDS encoding sugar transferase translates to MNKTVHTIKYVLFDFFSASTAWTAFYLYRKNFIDPFKIGTMPDVLFDTQYYKSIIIIPLLWILFYYLVGTYNNVLRRSRINEFVQTFAVSLLGVTVLFFALLLDDYVTNYKFYYKLFFALFGLHFIITAFFRLILSSITNYKIANRSFGFRTVIIGSNERALSTLNEINSLKKGIGNTFIGYVHIEGKNGYSEVLKKQLPHLGEYHEIKDIIEKNNVEEVIIALETFEHEYLKAIVNELSDLGVVIKIIPDMYDILSGQVKMNSIFGTPLIEIKNQIIPDWQIAVKRFIDVFLSLFVLVCFSWLYLILILAVKLSSKGPAFFKQVRVGIHGRPFYIYKFRTMYCDAEKMGPALSSENDPRVTKVGRFLRKVRLDEMPQFLNVLKGDMSLVGPRPERQFFIDQIVQRAPHYKHLHKVRPGITSWGQVKYGYAENVDQMIDRLKFDILYIENMSLLLDFKILVHTILIVIQGRGK
- a CDS encoding methyltransferase domain-containing protein produces the protein MNKNQIAVDIFNKYAQQYSERFMDVSLYHKTFDSFLSRLPLKKAELLEVACGPGNITKYLLSQNSELKITGTDLAPQMIEIAKQHNPTASFKLLDAREIKSLNKKFHGIMCGFCFPYFSKEEALRFIQDAATVLLKDGVIYISTMEDDYSKSGPKKGSQGDEIFMHFHEAAYLTEELLKNGFTNIDTHRLESKGTDGLTYTDLVLIAKKTI
- a CDS encoding Gfo/Idh/MocA family oxidoreductase, with translation MIKIGIIGLGHLGKTHLKLLQEIDGFEIVGLYDIDTQLTNDLAKQFNLRACNSYRELLEISEAIDIITPSVTHFKLAAFALEQGKHVFIEKPVTPTVEEALKLLMLNQKNAVIQIGHVERFNPAYTSCVSLFKTPHLIEFKRFAIYNPRGTDVSVTLDLMVHDLDILLDIVKSQVKNITAHGRTEISNSSDVAEATLEFENGCIATLITNRNASYNQRETIVYQDNNIIQIDLLHKKSIVTEFKNLTKTNSDSLRNSKDTDVLIKYPNISPSNAIKDELIAFHKSITTGEKPAVTLEEAIEVLKMVQIIDEKILNQTIK